A single region of the Balaenoptera ricei isolate mBalRic1 chromosome 12, mBalRic1.hap2, whole genome shotgun sequence genome encodes:
- the MARCKS gene encoding myristoylated alanine-rich C-kinase substrate — protein sequence MGAQFSKTAAKGEAAAERPGEAAVASSPSKANGQENGHVKVNGDASPAAAEPGAKEELQANGSAPAADKEEPAAAGSGAASPAAAEKDELAAAAPEAGASPAEKEAPAEGEAAEPGSPTAAEGEAASAASSTSSPKAEDGATPSPSNETPKKKKKRFSFKKSFKLSGFSFKKNKKEAGEGGEAEGTAGASAEGGKDEAAGGAAAAAGEAAGAASGEPAAAPSEEAAAGEQGAAGGDPQEAKPEEAAVAPEKPSASEEAKAAEEPSKAEEKTEEAGASAATCEAPSAAGPGAPPEQEAAPAEEAPAAAASSACAAPTQEAQPECSPEAPPAEAAE from the exons ATGGGTGCCCAATTCTCCAAGACCGCTGCGAAGGGAGAAGCCGCCGCGGAGAGGCCTGGGGAGGCGGCTGTGGCCTCGTCGCCTTCTAAAGCGAATGGGCAG GAAAATGGCCACGTGAAGGTAAACGGCGACGCTTCTCCCGCGGCCGCCGAGCCCGGCGCCAAGGAGGAGCTGCAGGCTAACGGCAGCGCCCCGGCCGCCGACAAGGAGGAGCCCGCGGCCGCCGGGAGCGGGGCGGCGTCGCCCGCCGCGGCCGAGAAAGATGAGctggccgccgccgcccccgagGCCGGGGCCAGCCCTGCGGAGAAGGAGGCCCCCGCGGAGGGCGAGGCCGCCGAGCCCGGCTCGCCCACGGCCGCGGAGGGCGAGGCCGCCTCAGCCGCCTCCTCGACGTCTTCGCCCAAGGCCGAGGACGGGGCCACGCCCTCGCCCAGCAACGAGAccccgaaaaaaaaaaagaagcgctTTTCCTTCAAGAAGTCTTTCAAGCTGAGCGGCTTCTCCTTCAAGAAGAACAAGAAGGAAGCGGGAGAGGGCGGTGAAGCCGAAGGCACCGCCGGCGCCTCCGCCGAAGGCGGCAAGGACGAGGCCGCCGGGGGCGCCGCTGCGGCCGCCGGCGAGGCTGCGGGCGCGGCCTCCGGGGAGCCGGCGGCGGCGCCGAGCGAGGAGGCGGCCGCGGGCGAGCAGGGGGCGGCTGGGGGCGACCCGCAGGAGGCCAAGCCCGAGGAGGCCGCCGTCGCGCCCGAGAAGCCGTCCGCTAGCGAGGAGGCCAAGGCGGCCGAGGAGCCCAGCAAGGCCGAGGAGAAGACCGAGGAGGCCGGGGCCAGCGCGGCCACCTGCGAGGCGCCCTCGGCCGCAGGGCCCGGCGCGCCCCCGGAGCAGGAGGCGGCGCCCGCGGAGGAGGCGCCGGCCGCCGCGGCGTCGTCAGCCTGCGCAGCTCCCACACAGGAGGCCCAGCCCGAGTGCAGTCCAGAAGCCCCCCCAGCGGAGGCGGCAGAGTAA